From the Candidatus Binatia bacterium genome, the window AGCGTGATGTGGTCGAGATCGAGCGCACAGATGAAGCCGAGCATCCAGTCGACGTGGCGCTGGTAGGTGTGATCCTCGCGCCGTGCGGGCTTGTCCGAGCGGCCAAAGCCCACCAAATCGGGCGCCACCACCCGCAAGCCACCAGCAACGAGGATCGGGATCATCTTGCGGTGCAGGTACGACCACGAAGGCTCGCCGTGCAGGAGCAGCACTGGGGCGGCGCTGCGCGGGCCTTCGTGCACATAATGGATCCGCACCCCATCCACCTCGACGTAACGCGGCGGAAACGGGTAGCCGGGCAGGTTTGCAAAGCGTTCGTCGGGGGTGCGCAGGATCTCCATTGGGGGTCTCCTTTCCACTGCTTTTTTGCGCCGCTGGCGAACGATAAAACAAGCCTACCTGCGAACGATAGGGCGTTCTTCATGGCGTCTTCCAAACATAAACCGCGCGATCGCCGGCGAAGTCGAGGCCGTGGGCAGCCGAGCTTTGCCCCTGAGGATTGGGGCATGCTCGCGGCGGAGGGTTTTTCTGTCGCCCCCACTGCCGAGGAGATCCAGCGCGAACGCAACAAAGCGCGCGAGCTGCGTGCCTCGCAGTGGTGGAAGCGCAAGCGAGCCAAAGGCATTTGCCACTACTGCGGGCGGAAGTTTCCACCGCAGGAGCTCACCATGGATCACCTCGTGCCGCTCGCTCGCGGGGGGCGTTCCACCAAGGGCAACCTCGTGCCCGCCTGCAAGGAGTGCAACACGAAGAAGAAGTATCTGTTGGCCTTCGAATTCACCCCCGGAGCCTCCGGCGACGAGCCCTAGCCTCCCTAGCCCCCCTGCGGGGGGCTAGGGGGCGTGCTCGTCGTGCTGCGAATGCATGTGGGGGCGGCATGTACAGCGCACCAAGAGAATCTCCCTCTCCCCCGGGAGGGGGGAGAGGGAGACAGGGTGAGAGGGCGCCCCCGCGCCACCTAGCACGGTGCTGCGCTGGCGTTGGTGCGCGGTCACAAGATGCAAAGCACACGTTTCCCATTCGCCATTCGCTCTTTCTCCCGCCTGTCGCTACTCGCTGGTAGCCCCCACCCCGTCCCCACCGGCGACGCGTGCGTCGCCCCTACGGGTTGCGTTGCTTTGGAAAGATTCGGTCGCGGCGTGCTGGCCGGCAACGAGGGCAGCCACAAGGGCCACCCCTACGATTGGGTTGGTGCGGCGTAGCAAGACGGCCACGCGCGTTGCACCGGTGGCAACACCATCGCGAATCCGCGCGTTCCCCGTCCGCCCTTCGCCATCTCCCGCCACTCGCCACTTGCCCCAAGCGGGTCGCTTGCCGCTGGTGGACAGGGGCGCGGCGAACATTCATAGTGAGCCTTCGTCATGCACCGGTTGTCGATGAGATTCGTGCTGTTCGCCGCGCTATTGGTCGGCTCGGCCCTGGCCGCAGAATTTCCCCAAATTCAGCTCCCGGGGGCGAAGCCGCTCCCGCCCGAGTTGCGCCAGCAACTGTGGCAGGCCTGGGAGGCGGCTGGAAAGCCAATGCACTCGCAGCACCGCCGTCCGGATGGCCGCCCGCAGTACTTGAATCGGCTGATACTGGCCGCCAACCCGTACCTGCGGTTGCACGCGCAAAACCCGGTCGACTGGTACCCGTGGGGTGAGGAGGCGCTGCAGCGGGCGCGCAAGGAGAACAAACCGATCTTCCTCTCCATCGGCTACTCCACCTGCCACTGGTGCCACGTGATGGAGGAAGAGAGTTTCGACAACGAGGAGATCGCGCGGCTCCTGAACGGCGACTTCGTGTGCATCAAGGTCGACCGCGAAGAACGGCCCGACCTGGATGCGGTGTACATCGCCGCGGTGCAACGCCTCACAGGCAACGCAGGCTGGCCGCTGACAGTGTTTCTCACCCCCGAGGGTGAACCATTTTACGGCGGCACGTATTTTCCGCCCGAGGACGTAGCCGGCCGCCCAGGCATGAAGCGACTGCTGGCGACCGTGAGTAACTCCTGGAAAAACCAGCAGCAGGCAGCGCGCGACGCCGCCGCCTCGCTCCGCGATGCGTTGCGCGCTGCCGGCCCGCAACCCGGGTCTGCACTCGACGAAGTTGTGCTGCGGCGCGCCGCCGTGCACGCCACCCAGCTTTTCGATGCGACCAACGGCGGCTTCGGCAGGGCGCCGAAGTTTCCCCAGCCGCACATCGTGCAATTTCTGCTGCGCTACTATGCGCGCACAGGCGACACCGCCGCGCGCCACATGGCCCTGTACACGCTGAAAAAAATGAGCCAGGGAGGCATCCACGATCTCCTCGGCGGAGGCTTCCATCGCTACGCCACCGATGCCGCGTGGCGCGTGCCGCACTACGAAAAGATGTTGGTGGATCAGGCCACCATTGCCCGCGCCTACATCGAAGCCGCGCTCGCGCTGCCGAGCGCGGAGTACATCGGCACCGCCGTCGATACGCTGGAGTACGCGCTGCGGGATTTGCAGGCGCCTTCCGGGGCGTTTTTCACTGCGGAGGATGCCCAGAGCGGCGGCCAAGAGGGAACGTTTTACCTGTGGACGAGGGACGAGATCCTCGACGCTGTGGGGGCGGAGGACGGACCGTGGGTGGCTGACCTGTTCGGCCTCACATCGCCCGACGCCCGGTTGCCGTTGGCCGTGCCAGTGGCGGCGGATGAATTCTTCCAGCAACGGGGGATGGACAAGAAAGCGGCGGCTGCCAAGCTCGATAAAATCCGCAACGCGTTGCTCGCGGCCCGCGCCCGGAGGCCGCGCCCAGCGCGCGACGAGAAGATTCTGGCAAGCTGGAACGGCTTGATGATTGCCGCTTTGGCCGAGGCCGGCGGGCGATGGAACAAGGCCGAGTACCTCGCCGCGGCCGAGCGAGCAGCCAACTGGATCCTGAGCAACATGCGGCCGAGCGGTAGGCTGCGCCACAGTTGGTACCGCGGCCAGTTAGGGAACCATGCGTACCTGGAAGACTACGCCTACCTGAGCCTCGGGTTGTTCGAGTTGTTCAAAGCCACGGGCGAGTCGCGCTGGCTCAAGGAAGCCGACGGAATGCTGGCGGCCATGCTCGAGCGGTTTTGGGACAAGCAACACAACACCCTCCGTTACACGAGCACGGATCACGAGGCGCTCTTTGCCGGGCCGTGGCCGTTGGAAGATGCGGCCATGCCGGCCGCACACTCCGTGGCCGCCGAGGTACTCCTGCGCTGTGGACACCTTTTGCATAACAAAGTGTACCAGGAGAGCGGCTACAACATACTCCGCGCCAATGGGGCAGACATCGCCAAGGCACCCACAGCCTATGCCTACGCGGTGATGGCCTTGGACTTCGCGCTCGGCCCGCGACAAGAAATCGTGGTCGTGGGTCCGCGGCAGCAACCAGAAACGGCTGCGTTGTGGAAGATTGCGCAGCAAACCTACTTGCCGCGGGCAGTGACGGTGTTGCACGACCCGCGCGACGAAGGCCTGCGCACGTTGTTGCCGTTTTTGGCGCGGCAGCCCATGCAGCACCGGAAGCCCACTGCGTACGTGTGCGAAAACTTCACCTGCAAGTTGCCGGTGAGCGAGCCGGCGAAACTCGTGGAGCAACTGGCCGCCCTGCAAGGCGGGCTCGCAAAGTCCACGCCGGCGACTTCACCGCAATGGTCGCTGCCAACGCTGAGCAGCCGGTGAGCCCGGTGCGAGCACGCCGCCGCATTGCAAATGCAGTCGATTTGCGGAATCGGCGCCTGTCGCCGCTTCGAGCCAGCACACGGAGCGCACCCACGGCTGCCTTCGGCGACTTGAGCGATTTGTCGGTGCTGAAAACGAAACCGGGCACGGGGACAACTGTTGTGCGCCCCGTGCCCGCTGCAAGCGAGTCCGCGTGTGGACTACCTGCCTACGGCGTGCCCGGGTTGTAAACGGAAAGCGCCCAGCCCATGCGCTCGTGGCCGTATTGGTTCCACACCGGGTTCTTGCCATTGACGATTTGCGAATCGCTGTAATCCGGCGCGCCCGATCCGGAGCCTGTACCTCCGATGAGCCCCAGATAAATCGTTCCGCCGATGTAGGTCGGGTGGGTGTCGTCCGACTGGATGTAATCGTAACTCGTGCTGGCATTCACCAAGTGGGTGTTGGCGTCGCGAATCGTGGACTTCAGGGTGACGGTAATCCGCTGCACGTATGCCGCTTCCGTTTCACCGGGGATGTAGCGCAAGGCGTCGCTGTCGATTTGGCCATCGTTGTTCGAGTCGTAGTCCGCGCCCATGTACTGCGCGAACACGTCGGCACAGGCGAAGCCGTAACGACGGGCGAGATCGCAAGCGCGCCAATTGCTGCGCGCTAAATACGGCAGGAATTTGTCCCGCTTGTTGATGCGCTGACCGGTGGTGGGGTCCGTGCAGTTGCTCAGCGTGTTGTCGGCGTTGTACCCGGGGTAATACAGGTTAGCGATGATTTTCAGGCGCGTGCCGGCATACGCGTACTGGTTGATCGCTTGCATGGCCCACTCTTGATACGTGGTGCAAGTGGCGAGCGCGTTGTCGAGCACGGAGTAGTTACAGGTACCCGTCTGCCCACTGAAATTGCTGCGCGCCTCGAGAAAGTCATTACCGCACATCTCGAACGTCACCACGCGCGTGTTCGTGGTTTGCATGTACGAGCGCTCGGCTACGATCTTGTTGTTGTAAATATCGTCGGCCTTGGCGCCGGACTTGGTACGGCGAATCACTTCGATGTCGGCGTTCCACAACTTGGCCAAGTACTCCCCATCGACATACGGCGCGGCGCGTTTGGCCACTCGCGACAGCGAGCCGTAGTAGCCAGCGTAAATGGAGTCGCCATAGGCGACCACGCGGTACTTGGTTGTTGTGCCCGCACGGTCGATCGTCCAGGAAGAATTTTGGGTCAAGGTGTTCGCCATGCTGATGCCGGCATACCCCATCACACCCGTGACGACCCCGAGCCGAAGCCATCGAACCCACGTTCCCTTCATCGTTACCCTCCCTTCGGTTGTCGCTTCGCAAGCGAAGGCTGCGCGGCGCTACCACACTTTGGCTAGGCAGTGCAAGACTATTTGCCGCAAAACGGAGCCCCGCCTGCAGGCCCATCCCTTCCGGATACGCCTGGGCACCAGCACACGTCCGGCGCCGCCGCTGGCCACCAGGATCGTGCTCAGGTTCGTTCGGCAACGCGGTGCACAGCAGAATGGGCGGCGATGAGCTCGCGCAAGATGGCGAGGCCGCGTTCGATTTCCTCCCGCGGTGGGCCAAAGGAGAAGCGCACAAAGTGGGCAAAGCGGCTCTCTCGCTCCGGGCGGCGCTGACCGGGATTGATGTCGAAAAACACCCCAGGCACGGTAATCAAGCCGTGTTCCAAACCGGCACGGAACAAGCCCATGCCGGTATTCAACGGCGGCGGCAAAGCGGAGACATCGCCCCAACAATAAAAGCCACCGAGCGGTGGGTGCACGCGAATGCCCAGGGCTTCCAGCGCCGCAAGCATAAAGTCGCGCTTCTGGTGGAAGTGGCGGTGGATGGCCAGCGCTTCCTGAGCGGCCACTGTGGCATCCAGCAAGGGTAACGCCGCAAGTTGCATCGGCCGCGAGCACCCTCCCTCGAGAAAGCTCCCCGCGGAGGTGACCGCTTCGATGATGGGCCGAGGCCCGATGGTCCACGCCACGCGATAGCCAGGGTAGCGCCAGTTCTTCGTGAGGCCGTCGAGGATCACGACCGGGTCGCTATCGACATCTTCGACATAAGCAGCTGCAGAAGACGTTTCCACGCCGTCGGCGTAAATGTAGTGGCTGTAAAACTCATCGAACACCAACGTGCATTTGAGTTCCCGCGCCACCTGCACCCAGGCGTGCAGCTCTGCGCCGTGAATCAGCGCCCCAGTGGGATTAGCAGGGTTCGAGAGCACCACCGTCGACAAACCGCGGCCGAGGATCTCGTTGCGCAGCTCTTCGGCGGGAAAAGCATAACCGGCCTCGGGGCGGCGGATGAGCGGGATCGGCACGAAAGTGCCGAACGAGTCGAGCAGTTCCTCGTAAGCGGTGTAGTCCGGCAAGAAGTGCCCGACGTTCGTGCGCCCGAGGGTCGAAACTAAGCGAGTGAGCGCGGCCCGTCCTCCCGGACTGATCGCCACATTGGCAGCAGTGTACTGGCTTTTCTTCCCGCTGCGGTAACGCGCATTGTAAAGAGCGGCGACGCGTTCGCGCAGCTCCGGGAGCCCGTCGATCGGTGAGTACTCGAAAGCATCGTAGCTGAGCTCGATCCTCCCTTGCCGTGGCGGCGCGCCAGGGAGCGGGCCCGTCTCCGGCGCACCTTGGCCCAAATTGGCCCAGCGGGGATCGCCCGGGCGATAGCCGAGCTTGGCCGCCTCGGTCATGACGTAAATGACACCCGTGCGCGGCACCGGGCGGAAGCCAGGA encodes:
- a CDS encoding HNH endonuclease; its protein translation is MLAAEGFSVAPTAEEIQRERNKARELRASQWWKRKRAKGICHYCGRKFPPQELTMDHLVPLARGGRSTKGNLVPACKECNTKKKYLLAFEFTPGASGDEP
- a CDS encoding thioredoxin domain-containing protein, whose product is MHRLSMRFVLFAALLVGSALAAEFPQIQLPGAKPLPPELRQQLWQAWEAAGKPMHSQHRRPDGRPQYLNRLILAANPYLRLHAQNPVDWYPWGEEALQRARKENKPIFLSIGYSTCHWCHVMEEESFDNEEIARLLNGDFVCIKVDREERPDLDAVYIAAVQRLTGNAGWPLTVFLTPEGEPFYGGTYFPPEDVAGRPGMKRLLATVSNSWKNQQQAARDAAASLRDALRAAGPQPGSALDEVVLRRAAVHATQLFDATNGGFGRAPKFPQPHIVQFLLRYYARTGDTAARHMALYTLKKMSQGGIHDLLGGGFHRYATDAAWRVPHYEKMLVDQATIARAYIEAALALPSAEYIGTAVDTLEYALRDLQAPSGAFFTAEDAQSGGQEGTFYLWTRDEILDAVGAEDGPWVADLFGLTSPDARLPLAVPVAADEFFQQRGMDKKAAAAKLDKIRNALLAARARRPRPARDEKILASWNGLMIAALAEAGGRWNKAEYLAAAERAANWILSNMRPSGRLRHSWYRGQLGNHAYLEDYAYLSLGLFELFKATGESRWLKEADGMLAAMLERFWDKQHNTLRYTSTDHEALFAGPWPLEDAAMPAAHSVAAEVLLRCGHLLHNKVYQESGYNILRANGADIAKAPTAYAYAVMALDFALGPRQEIVVVGPRQQPETAALWKIAQQTYLPRAVTVLHDPRDEGLRTLLPFLARQPMQHRKPTAYVCENFTCKLPVSEPAKLVEQLAALQGGLAKSTPATSPQWSLPTLSSR
- a CDS encoding SGNH/GDSL hydrolase family protein; protein product: MGYAGISMANTLTQNSSWTIDRAGTTTKYRVVAYGDSIYAGYYGSLSRVAKRAAPYVDGEYLAKLWNADIEVIRRTKSGAKADDIYNNKIVAERSYMQTTNTRVVTFEMCGNDFLEARSNFSGQTGTCNYSVLDNALATCTTYQEWAMQAINQYAYAGTRLKIIANLYYPGYNADNTLSNCTDPTTGQRINKRDKFLPYLARSNWRACDLARRYGFACADVFAQYMGADYDSNNDGQIDSDALRYIPGETEAAYVQRITVTLKSTIRDANTHLVNASTSYDYIQSDDTHPTYIGGTIYLGLIGGTGSGSGAPDYSDSQIVNGKNPVWNQYGHERMGWALSVYNPGTP
- a CDS encoding pyridoxal phosphate-dependent aminotransferase, with protein sequence MKRTSHVPPGFRPVPRTGVIYVMTEAAKLGYRPGDPRWANLGQGAPETGPLPGAPPRQGRIELSYDAFEYSPIDGLPELRERVAALYNARYRSGKKSQYTAANVAISPGGRAALTRLVSTLGRTNVGHFLPDYTAYEELLDSFGTFVPIPLIRRPEAGYAFPAEELRNEILGRGLSTVVLSNPANPTGALIHGAELHAWVQVARELKCTLVFDEFYSHYIYADGVETSSAAAYVEDVDSDPVVILDGLTKNWRYPGYRVAWTIGPRPIIEAVTSAGSFLEGGCSRPMQLAALPLLDATVAAQEALAIHRHFHQKRDFMLAALEALGIRVHPPLGGFYCWGDVSALPPPLNTGMGLFRAGLEHGLITVPGVFFDINPGQRRPERESRFAHFVRFSFGPPREEIERGLAILRELIAAHSAVHRVAERT